A genome region from Pseudomonas sp. N3-W includes the following:
- a CDS encoding DUF3142 domain-containing protein yields MVFFIRLSLLFAALLLNGCEQRPTPPLDQQLYIWQRQWTPAHEAALHDSRADFSTLRVLALQAFPQDGWRRALIDPVLLKRDGRPLIAVIRLDGQLKTLDQDAVIAQVQQVLGDWQRQGLTLAGVEIDHDAGNARLPAYREFLGHLRAALPASLPLSITALPAWLDSPELPALLATVDSSVLQVHAVSDPRLGLFDPDQAKKWARAWSRVTDKPFYLALPAYGVALLSSTEGAPRVESEVPIEQGGERRELLADPQQLSALAGELRQHPPAHLAGLIWFRLPLPNDRRAWSLTTLRAVARGDALNSRLSLQLSEDNGLYDISLSNQGNLDSAWPERLTLPVQGCDGADALAGYALQQSPDLLTFTRLREGRMAAGGQRAIGWARCAKIDQGASHVDP; encoded by the coding sequence ATGGTGTTTTTCATTCGGCTGTCACTGTTGTTCGCCGCTCTATTGCTCAACGGCTGTGAACAACGTCCCACGCCGCCCCTCGATCAACAACTCTATATCTGGCAACGCCAGTGGACCCCGGCCCACGAGGCCGCATTGCATGACAGCCGTGCGGATTTCTCGACCTTGCGCGTGCTGGCGCTCCAGGCTTTTCCACAGGATGGCTGGCGCCGTGCGTTGATCGACCCGGTGTTGCTCAAGCGCGATGGTCGGCCACTGATTGCGGTGATTCGCCTCGATGGTCAGCTCAAGACCCTGGATCAGGACGCGGTCATTGCGCAGGTCCAGCAAGTGCTGGGCGATTGGCAAAGGCAGGGGCTGACCCTGGCTGGCGTGGAAATCGACCATGATGCGGGCAACGCCAGATTGCCGGCCTATCGGGAGTTTCTCGGTCACCTGCGCGCCGCGCTGCCGGCGTCCTTGCCGCTGAGCATCACTGCATTGCCGGCCTGGCTCGACAGCCCCGAATTGCCGGCGTTGCTGGCTACCGTCGACAGCAGCGTGTTGCAGGTGCATGCGGTGAGCGATCCGCGTCTTGGCTTGTTCGACCCCGATCAGGCAAAAAAATGGGCCAGGGCCTGGAGTCGCGTTACGGACAAGCCGTTTTATCTGGCTTTGCCTGCCTATGGTGTGGCGCTGTTGTCGAGCACCGAGGGTGCACCGCGGGTGGAAAGCGAAGTGCCGATCGAGCAGGGCGGTGAACGCCGGGAATTGCTCGCTGATCCACAGCAATTAAGCGCCCTTGCTGGCGAATTGCGCCAGCATCCACCGGCCCATCTCGCGGGATTGATCTGGTTCCGCCTGCCCCTGCCAAACGACCGGCGTGCCTGGAGCCTGACGACATTGCGCGCTGTCGCTCGTGGCGACGCACTAAATAGTCGCTTGAGCCTGCAACTCTCCGAAGATAATGGCCTCTATGACATCAGCCTCAGCAATCAGGGCAACCTCGACAGCGCTTGGCCCGAGCGCCTGACTCTGCCAGTGCAAGGCTGCGATGGCGCCGATGCGCTGGCCGGTTACGCGTTGCAACAAAGCCCGGATCTGCTTACCTTCACTCGACTGCGAGAAGGCCGCATGGCGGCTGGCGG
- a CDS encoding class I SAM-dependent methyltransferase yields the protein MLSLLKKLTAGTPAPAQPVTPEVAVVDKVDPFQLGLFDATLSGWFNQQTNELFPGFLISPEDTVLDVGCGDGGNVHFCGMRGAKIVIADIDAAKVESTRQRLGDTPARDIECHVTDCNPLPIADGTATRVVSTEVIEHVDDPAQFLAELARVGKPGALYLLSVPHPSSENLQKGIAAPEYFEKPNHIRIITEEQFKAMVSDAGLEVLSHSQYGFYWSMWMLLFWESGVDLGNADHPMLNSWAETWQKVLDSPRGAQIKSALDAVVAKSQVIIARKPLAE from the coding sequence ATGCTGAGCCTTTTGAAGAAACTCACGGCGGGCACGCCCGCGCCCGCACAGCCGGTGACACCAGAGGTTGCTGTGGTCGACAAGGTTGATCCGTTCCAGCTCGGCTTGTTCGACGCGACGCTCAGCGGCTGGTTCAACCAGCAAACCAACGAGCTGTTTCCGGGGTTTCTGATCAGCCCTGAAGACACGGTGCTGGACGTGGGATGTGGCGACGGAGGCAACGTGCATTTCTGCGGTATGCGCGGGGCGAAGATCGTCATTGCCGACATCGACGCGGCCAAGGTCGAATCGACCCGCCAGCGCCTGGGCGATACGCCGGCTCGGGACATCGAATGCCATGTCACCGACTGCAATCCATTGCCGATCGCTGATGGCACCGCCACACGGGTGGTGTCCACCGAGGTGATTGAGCATGTCGACGATCCGGCGCAATTTCTCGCCGAGCTGGCGCGCGTCGGCAAGCCTGGCGCGTTGTATTTGCTCAGCGTGCCGCACCCCAGCTCGGAAAATCTGCAAAAGGGCATCGCCGCGCCAGAGTACTTCGAGAAGCCCAACCACATTCGCATCATCACCGAAGAGCAGTTCAAGGCGATGGTCAGCGACGCCGGCCTGGAAGTGCTCAGTCATAGTCAGTACGGGTTCTACTGGTCGATGTGGATGCTGCTGTTCTGGGAGTCCGGGGTCGATCTCGGCAACGCCGATCATCCGATGCTCAATAGCTGGGCTGAAACCTGGCAGAAGGTCCTGGATTCGCCACGCGGCGCGCAGATCAAAAGCGCACTGGATGCGGTGGTGGCCAAGAGTCAGGTGATCATTGCGCGCAAACCGCTGGCCGAATAA
- a CDS encoding acyltransferase, translating to MSTKRIMDIELLRGIAVLGVLFHHLQGSLFTDTVPLLEKIHGWGQPWWGVDLFFAISGFVIARSLIPALQGCSTRQQYWQQTRNFWLRRVFRLLPSAWLWLALMLLACVFINRSGAFGTLHANWQATLAGVAQYANFRFADSFYNYEYGTSFVYWSLSLEEQFYLLFPLLILVCRKHLVWALVALVAVQLFTLRTPILMVVRTDALALGILLAMWSAQPSYVRWEPTFLRRPWAGISVLLVLALALSVMATDRFTFTNYRIGAIAVLSAVLVWLASYNRDYLLPAGRLKSLMSWVGSRSYGIYLIHIPAYLLVREFTFRLQAAQLPNPAGHPILTLLLAGALIVLLSELNYRFVEMPMRNRGAALVKRLGTSRAAVSSSGATSC from the coding sequence ATGAGCACTAAACGAATCATGGACATCGAGCTGCTGCGCGGCATTGCGGTGCTGGGCGTGCTGTTCCATCACCTGCAAGGCAGCCTGTTCACCGATACCGTACCGTTGCTGGAAAAAATCCACGGCTGGGGACAACCCTGGTGGGGGGTCGATCTGTTTTTCGCCATCTCCGGGTTTGTCATTGCCCGCAGTCTGATACCGGCGTTGCAAGGGTGCAGCACCCGTCAGCAATACTGGCAGCAGACCCGCAACTTCTGGCTGAGGCGGGTCTTTCGTTTGCTGCCGTCGGCGTGGTTATGGCTGGCGCTGATGCTGCTCGCCTGCGTGTTTATCAACCGCTCGGGGGCGTTCGGCACGTTGCACGCCAACTGGCAGGCGACCCTGGCAGGCGTGGCGCAATATGCCAATTTTCGCTTTGCCGACAGTTTCTACAACTACGAATACGGGACCAGTTTCGTCTACTGGAGCCTGTCGCTGGAGGAGCAGTTCTACCTGCTGTTTCCGCTGCTGATACTGGTTTGCCGCAAGCATCTGGTCTGGGCGTTGGTGGCGTTGGTGGCAGTGCAGCTATTCACGTTGCGCACGCCGATCCTGATGGTGGTGCGCACCGACGCGCTGGCCCTGGGTATCTTGCTGGCGATGTGGAGTGCGCAGCCATCCTACGTGCGCTGGGAGCCGACCTTTTTACGCCGGCCCTGGGCGGGCATTTCGGTTCTGCTGGTGTTGGCACTGGCGCTAAGTGTGATGGCCACTGATCGTTTCACCTTCACCAACTACCGTATTGGCGCGATTGCCGTACTCAGTGCGGTGCTGGTCTGGCTGGCGTCTTACAACCGTGATTACCTGCTGCCGGCAGGGCGGCTGAAAAGCCTGATGAGCTGGGTCGGCAGCCGCTCCTACGGTATTTATCTGATTCACATCCCGGCCTATCTGCTGGTGCGCGAGTTTACCTTTCGCTTGCAGGCCGCCCAACTGCCCAACCCGGCTGGTCACCCGATCCTGACCCTGCTGCTGGCGGGCGCGTTGATTGTGCTGTTGAGCGAGCTTAACTACCGCTTTGTCGAAATGCCCATGCGCAACCGTGGCGCCGCCCTGGTCAAACGCCTGGGCACGTCTCGCGCCGCCGTCTCATCCTCTGGAGCCACCTCATGCTGA